A single window of Chloroflexota bacterium DNA harbors:
- a CDS encoding PRTRC system protein C, protein MARVFVYDGREHPDPDPSLTVEEVKQTMAGFFPEVATAEVRTSQRGEDAVHEFVRRVGTKGVG, encoded by the coding sequence ATGGCACGGGTATTCGTGTATGACGGCAGGGAGCACCCCGACCCCGACCCTTCCCTCACGGTGGAAGAGGTCAAGCAGACAATGGCCGGCTTCTTCCCCGAGGTGGCCACCGCCGAGGTCCGCACCTCCCAGAGGGGGGAGGACGCTGTCCACGAGTTCGTGAGGAGGGTAGGGACGAAAGGGGTAGGTTGA